The following are encoded together in the Deltaproteobacteria bacterium genome:
- a CDS encoding Rne/Rng family ribonuclease codes for MSKNSLIINSSPSETRVALLENGQPVEVYIERRQSAGVVGNVYCGRVVRVLPGMQAAFVEIGLHRTGFLYVNDALPRSPDPVIPPNGETAPAKGGNQGSRTQPLANIADVLKQGQEILVQVQKEPIGTKGARLTRHVTLPGRHIVYMPLFRHLGVSHRIESEKERERLKKVLEPCMVNADGFIVRTAAEGIEGEDIEREAKMLQQLWKDVEEDGKKGGAPRLVYADADLVMRATRDLFNDQVGTIQVDRQKDFQRIREFVKGFEPGRESGVELYDKPEPIFDHFGIEVEIERALGRKVWLKSGGYIVIDQAEALTVVDVNSGRFVGKSNLEETITRINLEAVKETAYQMRLRNIGGIIIIDFIDMGEQANREKIHAALEQALERDRAKTCIVRMSEIGLVEMTRKRVRESLGEVLTDACSYCNGRGFIKSEQTVGNEVLRGITRQLNRGEGNATILVNMHPSIADYLYENESEEIEQLELSYKTSIIPVSREGYHQERFDIVTGTSA; via the coding sequence ATGTCGAAAAACTCATTAATTATCAATTCAAGTCCTTCTGAAACCCGTGTGGCTCTTCTCGAGAATGGGCAACCGGTCGAAGTATACATTGAGCGCCGCCAGTCAGCTGGTGTGGTCGGCAATGTCTATTGTGGGCGTGTGGTTCGAGTTTTACCCGGAATGCAGGCAGCTTTTGTGGAAATAGGCCTGCACCGCACCGGTTTTCTCTATGTGAACGATGCCTTACCTCGCAGCCCTGACCCGGTTATTCCACCCAATGGGGAGACTGCTCCGGCTAAGGGTGGCAATCAGGGAAGTCGAACCCAGCCACTTGCGAATATCGCAGACGTGCTGAAGCAGGGGCAGGAAATCTTGGTTCAGGTTCAAAAAGAGCCGATTGGTACTAAGGGTGCTCGATTGACCCGCCATGTGACACTGCCTGGTCGCCATATTGTCTATATGCCCTTGTTTAGACATCTCGGTGTTTCCCACCGCATCGAATCTGAAAAAGAACGCGAGCGGTTAAAGAAAGTGCTCGAACCGTGCATGGTCAATGCAGACGGTTTTATTGTGCGTACCGCAGCCGAAGGAATTGAGGGCGAGGATATTGAGCGGGAAGCGAAAATGCTTCAGCAGCTTTGGAAGGATGTTGAAGAGGATGGCAAGAAGGGCGGAGCGCCGCGCTTAGTCTATGCTGATGCCGATTTGGTGATGCGTGCCACTCGTGATTTGTTCAACGACCAAGTTGGGACCATTCAAGTAGACCGACAAAAAGATTTCCAGCGTATTCGCGAATTTGTGAAGGGCTTTGAGCCTGGCCGTGAATCTGGGGTGGAACTCTACGACAAGCCAGAGCCTATCTTTGATCACTTCGGTATCGAAGTTGAGATTGAGCGTGCATTGGGGCGTAAGGTTTGGCTCAAAAGCGGCGGTTACATTGTGATTGATCAAGCCGAGGCGCTGACAGTTGTCGATGTAAACTCCGGACGGTTCGTGGGTAAATCAAACCTTGAAGAGACGATTACCCGGATCAATTTAGAAGCTGTGAAGGAAACCGCTTATCAGATGCGCCTTCGCAATATTGGCGGAATTATCATTATCGACTTCATTGATATGGGTGAGCAGGCCAACCGTGAAAAGATCCATGCAGCCCTTGAACAGGCACTTGAGCGTGATCGTGCAAAAACATGCATTGTGAGAATGAGCGAAATAGGCTTGGTTGAGATGACACGAAAGCGTGTGCGCGAGAGCCTCGGAGAGGTTTTAACCGATGCATGCTCTTACTGTAATGGGCGTGGATTCATAAAGAGTGAGCAAACTGTCGGCAATGAAGTGTTGCGGGGTATCACTCGTCAGCTCAATCGCGGTGAGGGGAATGCAACCATTCTTGTGAACATGCACCCATCGATAGCCGACTATCTCTACGAGAATGAGTCTGAGGAAATTGAACAGCTCGAATTGAGTTATAAAACCAGTATCATTCCTGTATCTCGTGAAGGCTATCATCAAGAACGATTTGATATTGTCACGGGAACGAGCGCTTAG
- the ruvB gene encoding Holliday junction branch migration DNA helicase RuvB: MNEDYQARLVAGGTQQGDEGQELSLRPQSFDELVGQTKLVENLKVYVAAALERGEALDHTLLAGPPGLGKTTIAHLLANELGVDLHVTSGPAIERKDLAGILSHLKERDMLFIDEIHRLSPVVEENLYPAMEDFKFDIILGGGPHARSIEMPLPRFTLVGATTRSGLLTGPMRDRFGIAGRMEYYTREELTHVVTRSAKILDVVCDPQGAVEIARRSRGTPRIANRLLRRVRDFAQVKGDGEVDLEMAKYALERLQIDEHGFDEMDRKLLSTLIHKFAGGPVGVETLAAAMGEEADTIESVYEPYLLQEGFIQRTPRGRMATANSYSYLGVTPPTQGVGQGKLFQLSGDQEAHKSA, encoded by the coding sequence ATGAATGAGGATTATCAAGCACGATTGGTCGCAGGTGGTACACAGCAGGGGGATGAGGGTCAGGAACTGTCTCTGAGACCTCAATCTTTTGACGAGCTGGTGGGCCAAACTAAGCTTGTTGAGAACCTGAAAGTTTATGTCGCGGCGGCACTGGAGCGAGGCGAGGCCTTGGACCACACACTGCTGGCGGGCCCTCCGGGGCTTGGTAAAACGACCATCGCGCATTTATTGGCCAATGAGCTGGGAGTTGATCTGCATGTAACCAGTGGCCCGGCCATTGAGCGTAAAGATCTGGCAGGTATTCTAAGCCACCTTAAAGAACGCGATATGTTGTTTATTGACGAGATTCACCGCCTTTCTCCCGTGGTGGAGGAAAATCTCTATCCGGCCATGGAAGACTTCAAGTTTGATATTATTCTCGGTGGCGGCCCCCATGCTCGAAGTATTGAGATGCCTTTGCCCCGCTTTACTTTGGTTGGAGCAACCACGCGCTCAGGTCTCCTCACTGGGCCTATGAGAGATCGCTTCGGTATTGCTGGGCGCATGGAGTACTACACCCGCGAAGAACTCACCCATGTTGTGACCCGTTCGGCCAAGATTTTGGATGTAGTGTGTGACCCACAAGGTGCAGTGGAAATTGCTCGTCGCTCCCGGGGTACACCTCGGATAGCCAATAGGCTTCTGCGGCGTGTTCGGGATTTTGCTCAAGTGAAGGGTGACGGTGAAGTCGATCTTGAAATGGCCAAATATGCATTGGAGCGTTTGCAGATTGATGAGCATGGATTCGATGAAATGGATCGCAAACTTCTCTCGACCTTAATCCACAAATTTGCGGGTGGACCTGTCGGTGTGGAAACACTTGCCGCGGCGATGGGTGAAGAGGCCGATACCATTGAGAGTGTATACGAGCCTTATCTACTCCAAGAAGGTTTTATCCAGCGCACACCGCGAGGTCGGATGGCCACTGCAAACTCTTACTCTTATTTGGGAGTAACCCCCCCTACTCAAGGGGTGGGTCAGGGTAAACTCTTCCAACTTTCAGGCGATCAAGAGGCCCATAAGTCTGCTTGA
- a CDS encoding UDP-3-O-acyl-N-acetylglucosamine deacetylase, whose amino-acid sequence MYKQRTIAEKIEFVGIGLHSGLEVRMEIFPAPADSGIVFVRSDLSPGIEIPARPEYVVDTQLATTLGRSVDGQPVTIATVEHLLSALAGLGIDNVMVHVDGPELPVMDGSAAPFVDLIVDAGIEEVRGPKRFMVIRKEVCVRDGDKVAKIAPGPGFEITCSLDFDHPLISTKPFVFNFSERNFRNDLCAARTFGFAQDVELLRQNGLALGGSLDNAVVIDGFEIMNPDGLRYADEFVRHKIIDAIGDLSLVGMPLIGKVTMHCSGHAMNARLVNAVLEDPRCYEVVELNERLGSDLLPSIGEFSLFESINSLA is encoded by the coding sequence ATGTACAAGCAGAGAACCATAGCTGAGAAAATCGAATTCGTTGGGATAGGTTTGCACTCTGGGCTTGAGGTGCGGATGGAGATTTTTCCAGCACCGGCAGACTCCGGAATTGTTTTCGTGAGAAGCGATCTCTCTCCTGGGATTGAGATTCCGGCTCGACCTGAATACGTCGTTGATACTCAGTTAGCCACGACTTTAGGTCGCTCGGTAGATGGTCAGCCAGTCACGATTGCTACAGTAGAGCATCTCTTGTCAGCGTTGGCCGGTCTCGGAATCGATAATGTGATGGTTCACGTAGATGGGCCTGAGCTACCGGTCATGGATGGCAGCGCCGCACCGTTTGTCGATCTGATTGTAGATGCCGGCATTGAGGAAGTGCGCGGGCCGAAGCGCTTTATGGTGATTCGCAAAGAAGTCTGTGTTCGAGATGGCGATAAAGTCGCCAAGATTGCACCGGGACCAGGCTTTGAAATTACTTGCTCTCTAGACTTCGACCATCCTCTGATTTCTACGAAACCATTTGTGTTTAACTTTTCAGAACGCAATTTCCGCAATGACCTCTGTGCTGCAAGAACGTTTGGTTTCGCCCAAGATGTTGAATTGCTGAGACAAAATGGCCTTGCATTGGGCGGCTCCTTAGATAATGCCGTGGTGATCGATGGGTTTGAGATTATGAATCCAGATGGCCTGCGTTATGCGGATGAGTTTGTTCGCCACAAGATTATCGATGCAATCGGTGACCTTTCGCTGGTGGGAATGCCTCTGATTGGAAAAGTGACCATGCACTGCTCGGGCCATGCCATGAATGCGCGCCTGGTAAATGCAGTCTTGGAAGACCCACGTTGCTATGAAGTGGTGGAGCTCAATGAGCGTCTTGGAAGCGATTTACTCCCGTCAATCGGTGAGTTCTCGCTCTTTGAATCTATTAATAGCTTGGCTTAG
- a CDS encoding anthranilate synthase component I family protein: MWGLPTQIKWHTWTGALQPELALLHALRAQTDVAALIGSGEAGPRGRYGVVGLPRQVHFVQESTQNLALLFNAPPTDALRIVALSYESGFSLVHLPNSEPPRGQPTIVCFELDAAMVVDHLTNQVGIFGHPGPRVELLKQHLVNPPTQLPKPGRATLVPTVSDEIHAQRIRTAQAHISAGDIYQANIARRLRVEGEVDAIGLLASLCSKNPVAHSAYLKTGELEVLSNTMETLLTYEPDERLAQSFPIKGTRSRSSQEPSNLENAHLLKNHPKERAEHVMIVDLVRNDLGRVCVPGSVRVPKLMDVEGFKGVWHGVSTVEGRLCDDKELADLVAAIFPGGSITGAPKRRSMQIIQDIEEQARGFYTGSIGLLTPSGRLSMSILIRTLIHDEDGWSVSVGGGIVADSEADREIMETWEKVSVFNHILGNRELSDTEQAG, from the coding sequence ATGTGGGGCCTCCCGACACAAATTAAGTGGCACACCTGGACAGGTGCCCTCCAACCCGAATTGGCGCTTCTGCACGCTTTACGCGCGCAAACGGACGTTGCTGCCCTAATAGGCAGTGGAGAAGCGGGTCCGAGAGGCCGGTACGGAGTGGTTGGACTGCCAAGGCAAGTCCACTTCGTTCAAGAATCGACGCAAAATCTAGCATTATTATTCAATGCGCCTCCAACCGATGCGCTTAGAATTGTCGCTTTAAGTTACGAGAGCGGCTTTTCACTGGTTCATTTGCCCAATTCTGAGCCGCCTAGAGGTCAACCAACGATCGTTTGTTTTGAACTCGATGCCGCCATGGTTGTTGATCACCTCACCAATCAAGTGGGTATTTTCGGACATCCTGGTCCACGTGTTGAGCTCTTAAAACAACATCTTGTTAATCCGCCAACGCAGCTGCCTAAGCCCGGTCGCGCCACGCTCGTTCCAACCGTGAGCGATGAAATCCATGCCCAGCGCATCCGCACCGCTCAGGCCCATATTTCAGCCGGCGATATTTACCAGGCCAACATTGCTCGGCGTCTTCGTGTTGAAGGCGAAGTAGACGCAATCGGGTTACTGGCGAGCTTGTGTTCAAAAAACCCCGTTGCCCACAGCGCATACCTCAAAACAGGTGAACTCGAAGTCCTTTCCAATACGATGGAAACATTGCTCACCTACGAACCCGATGAGCGGCTCGCCCAAAGCTTTCCAATCAAAGGCACCCGGTCGAGATCCAGCCAAGAGCCCAGCAACCTTGAAAACGCGCATTTACTCAAGAACCACCCCAAAGAGCGGGCCGAGCACGTCATGATTGTTGATTTGGTTCGCAACGACCTTGGGCGAGTTTGTGTGCCGGGCAGTGTTCGGGTGCCAAAACTCATGGATGTTGAGGGGTTTAAAGGTGTCTGGCACGGTGTATCAACCGTAGAGGGAAGGCTCTGCGACGATAAAGAGTTGGCTGACCTTGTGGCGGCTATCTTTCCTGGAGGGTCCATCACCGGAGCCCCCAAACGACGCTCAATGCAGATCATTCAAGACATCGAAGAACAAGCTCGGGGCTTCTACACTGGCTCGATCGGTCTTTTAACTCCAAGCGGGCGCTTAAGTATGTCGATTCTGATTCGCACTCTGATTCACGATGAAGACGGCTGGAGCGTGTCCGTTGGCGGAGGTATTGTGGCCGACAGCGAGGCAGACCGCGAAATTATGGAAACCTGGGAGAAGGTTTCTGTTTTCAATCACATTTTAGGTAATCGAGAGCTCAGCGACACTGAGCAGGCTGGCTAA
- a CDS encoding noncanonical pyrimidine nucleotidase, YjjG family gives MARYDVLLFDLDDTLLDFGVAEKSALKRAFESVGLHYDADKHLPLYQHHNKAAWHAFETGEIDLETLKTRRFVDFCDSISPALDADLFRRFFVMYLGESAHSIQGAARVVQALSKRYRLAVITNGLKEVQRSRLKRWELSVHFPVVVISDEIGAKKPDAEFFDHTLRSMGNPDKQKCLIIGDSLTSDIQGGANAGIETCWFNPQAKKNEGGPIPTYEIKDLKELTGLLLEA, from the coding sequence ATGGCGCGCTACGACGTTTTACTCTTTGATTTAGACGACACTCTTCTCGACTTTGGTGTGGCGGAGAAATCGGCACTGAAGCGTGCTTTCGAGAGTGTGGGGCTTCACTATGACGCCGACAAGCATCTGCCCCTCTACCAGCATCATAACAAGGCGGCATGGCATGCGTTTGAAACTGGGGAGATCGATCTCGAGACGTTAAAAACGAGGCGCTTCGTGGACTTCTGCGATTCGATTTCTCCGGCGTTGGATGCCGATCTGTTTCGCAGATTCTTTGTTATGTATCTCGGTGAGTCAGCTCATTCGATTCAGGGCGCTGCCCGTGTGGTTCAGGCGCTATCAAAAAGGTATCGCTTGGCCGTGATTACCAATGGACTTAAAGAAGTGCAGCGTTCACGCCTTAAGCGGTGGGAGCTATCGGTGCATTTTCCGGTGGTGGTGATTTCCGATGAGATCGGTGCCAAGAAACCAGATGCCGAGTTCTTTGATCACACGCTTCGCTCGATGGGCAACCCCGATAAGCAAAAGTGCCTAATCATCGGTGACAGCCTGACCTCTGATATTCAGGGAGGAGCGAACGCAGGGATTGAAACCTGCTGGTTTAATCCTCAGGCGAAGAAGAACGAAGGCGGACCTATCCCAACTTACGAGATCAAAGACCTTAAGGAGCTTACCGGATTATTACTGGAAGCTTAG